The Aureispira anguillae genome contains a region encoding:
- a CDS encoding M20 metallopeptidase family protein has product MLKKKVQELAKKNSPHLISYRRHLHQYPELSFQEHQTCQFVKEKLDSWGIETQIMAQTGVIGIIKGTNPSQKVLALRADMDALPIQETNETSYKSKNEGIMHACGHDVHTTCLLGAAQILQALRAEWQGTIKLIFQPGEEKLPGGASILIQEGVLKNPSPSAILGQHVEPLLEVGKIGIKSGLFMASADEIHVTVRGKGGHGARPHQCVDTILMASQLIVQLQQLVSRHADPLMPTVLTFGKIYSEGGATNIIPNEVKILGTLRTFDETWRAQAHDKLKEMAQLICKSMGGSCDFNIIKGYPYLKNETQLTSQTRQQMEAYLGAENVVDLPARMGGEDFAFYSQEIPACFYRLGVQNPNGTGLHTPNFDVNEQCLEVGAGLMAWLAIQAL; this is encoded by the coding sequence ATGCTCAAAAAAAAAGTTCAAGAACTCGCAAAAAAAAATTCCCCCCACTTAATTTCTTATAGAAGACACCTACATCAATATCCAGAATTATCCTTCCAAGAACATCAAACTTGTCAATTTGTAAAAGAAAAATTAGACAGTTGGGGAATTGAAACACAAATCATGGCTCAGACAGGAGTCATTGGCATTATAAAAGGAACCAATCCTAGCCAAAAAGTCTTGGCATTACGAGCAGACATGGATGCCTTGCCAATTCAAGAAACCAATGAAACAAGCTACAAATCCAAAAACGAAGGCATCATGCACGCCTGTGGTCACGATGTCCATACCACTTGTTTGTTGGGAGCAGCACAAATCCTACAAGCGCTCAGAGCAGAATGGCAGGGGACAATTAAGTTAATTTTTCAACCTGGAGAAGAAAAATTGCCAGGAGGGGCATCTATACTGATTCAAGAAGGCGTATTAAAAAATCCTAGCCCTAGTGCCATTCTAGGGCAACATGTAGAACCTTTGCTGGAGGTTGGGAAAATAGGAATCAAATCGGGGCTTTTTATGGCTTCTGCGGATGAAATTCATGTCACCGTTCGAGGGAAAGGCGGACATGGGGCTCGTCCCCATCAATGCGTGGATACGATCTTGATGGCTTCCCAGTTGATTGTTCAACTGCAACAACTGGTCAGTAGACATGCAGATCCTTTGATGCCAACTGTTCTCACCTTTGGAAAAATTTATTCTGAAGGCGGAGCGACTAATATTATCCCTAATGAAGTAAAAATCTTGGGCACCCTACGTACTTTTGATGAAACATGGCGTGCTCAAGCCCACGATAAATTAAAAGAGATGGCGCAGCTCATCTGTAAAAGCATGGGGGGAAGTTGTGATTTTAATATTATCAAAGGTTATCCTTATCTAAAAAATGAAACGCAACTGACCTCGCAAACTCGTCAACAAATGGAAGCCTACCTAGGAGCTGAGAATGTAGTTGATTTGCCCGCTAGAATGGGAGGAGAAGATTTTGCTTTTTATTCGCAAGAAATTCCCGCTTGTTTTTATCGTTTAGGCGTACAAAATCCAAATGGAACAGGGCTACACACACCTAATTTTGATGTCAATGAGCAATGTTTGGAAGTTGGAGCTGGTTTAATGGCTTGGTTGGCGATTCAAGCCTTATAA